A window from Pseudonocardia cypriaca encodes these proteins:
- a CDS encoding cytochrome P450 produces MTDVDVFDPRTFARGVPHDALRLLRDTDPVSWQEEPEIGIWPAGPGFWAITRHDDVKHVLRAPEVFSSALGATQIRDPDPADLPFLRRMILNMDPPEQVRLRRIVTGTFTRRRLELFADAVRGRAAALLGAVAGRGACDLPREVTDDFPLQNLADLLGVPTADRSLLLEWTNRVIGYQDPEHAHVVTDAEGRPVNPRSPAQLANMFGYAEELAERKRAEPADDLMTALVRAEVDGQRLTDAELKMFFFLLVIAGNDTVRSALPGGVLTLVRHPDAYGRLRTRPELLPSAIEELLRVHPPVLTFRRTAARDVELRGKRIAGGDKVVVYHVSANHDERRFPDPFRLDLTREPNDHLSFGQGPHLCLGAAFARLQMREFFTEFLRLPQVELAGEPRRLVSNFINGITSLPLRW; encoded by the coding sequence GTGACGGACGTCGACGTCTTCGACCCGCGCACGTTCGCGCGCGGGGTGCCCCACGACGCGCTCCGCCTGCTGCGCGACACCGACCCGGTGAGCTGGCAGGAGGAGCCCGAGATCGGGATCTGGCCGGCGGGCCCGGGCTTCTGGGCCATCACCCGCCACGACGACGTCAAGCACGTCCTACGCGCGCCCGAGGTCTTCTCCTCTGCGCTCGGCGCCACCCAGATCCGCGACCCCGACCCCGCCGACCTGCCGTTCCTGCGCCGGATGATCCTCAACATGGACCCGCCGGAGCAGGTGCGGCTGCGCCGGATCGTCACGGGCACGTTCACCCGCAGGCGCCTGGAGCTCTTCGCCGATGCCGTGCGGGGGCGGGCGGCCGCGCTGCTCGGCGCCGTGGCCGGGCGGGGAGCGTGCGACCTGCCGCGCGAGGTCACCGACGACTTCCCGCTGCAGAACCTCGCCGACCTGCTCGGCGTGCCCACGGCCGACCGGTCGCTGCTGCTCGAGTGGACCAACCGCGTGATCGGCTACCAGGACCCCGAGCACGCCCACGTCGTCACCGACGCCGAGGGCCGGCCGGTCAACCCGCGCTCGCCCGCGCAGCTCGCTAACATGTTCGGCTACGCCGAGGAACTGGCCGAGCGCAAGCGCGCCGAGCCGGCCGACGACCTCATGACCGCGCTCGTCCGGGCCGAGGTCGACGGCCAGCGGCTCACCGACGCCGAGCTGAAGATGTTCTTCTTCCTGTTGGTGATCGCCGGCAACGACACCGTCCGCAGCGCGCTGCCCGGCGGCGTGCTCACCCTCGTCCGCCACCCCGACGCCTACGGGCGGCTGCGCACCCGGCCCGAGCTCCTGCCGTCGGCGATCGAGGAGCTGCTGCGGGTGCACCCGCCCGTGCTCACGTTCCGGCGCACCGCGGCGCGCGACGTCGAGCTGCGCGGCAAGCGGATCGCGGGTGGCGACAAGGTCGTCGTCTACCACGTGTCGGCCAACCACGACGAGCGCCGCTTCCCCGACCCGTTCCGCCTCGACCTCACCCGCGAGCCGAACGACCACCTGTCGTTCGGGCAGGGCCCGCACCTGTGCCTCGGGGCGGCGTTCGCCCGGCTGCAGATGCGCGAGTTCTTCACCGAGTTCCTGCGGTTGCCGCAGGTGGAGCTGGCCGGCGAGCCGCGCAGGCTCGTCTCGAACTTCATAAACGGGATCACGAGTCTCCCGCTGCGCTGGTAG
- a CDS encoding Fpg/Nei family DNA glycosylase, whose protein sequence is MPELPEVEALAHHLREHAIYRPVARVDVAGMSVVKTFDPPVSALAGRVVTGAARYGKFLSVDFGDRPEEPLHLITHLSRAGWLRWHDSAAATPPKPGRGPLALRVHLDTVGGPGFDLTEQGTQKRLAVYLVADPQQVPGIARLGPDALALTRDEFAALLAGRTERLKTLIVEQQVIAGIGNAYSDEILHTARLSPYATAGRLTAEQVDDLYAAMRSVLTDAVERSVGQGAAELKGEKRSGLRVHARTGLPCPVCGDTVREVSFASKSFQYCPACQTGGKPLADRRLSRLVR, encoded by the coding sequence ATGCCCGAGCTCCCCGAGGTCGAGGCGCTGGCCCACCACCTGCGCGAGCACGCGATCTACCGGCCGGTCGCGCGCGTCGACGTGGCGGGCATGAGCGTCGTCAAGACGTTCGACCCGCCGGTGTCCGCGCTGGCCGGGCGGGTGGTCACCGGGGCGGCCCGGTACGGCAAGTTCCTGTCCGTCGACTTCGGCGACCGGCCGGAAGAGCCGCTGCACCTGATCACCCACCTGTCCCGGGCAGGCTGGCTGCGCTGGCACGACTCCGCCGCCGCGACGCCGCCGAAGCCCGGGCGGGGGCCGCTCGCCCTGCGGGTGCACCTCGACACCGTCGGCGGACCGGGGTTCGACCTCACCGAGCAGGGCACGCAGAAGCGCCTCGCCGTCTACCTCGTGGCCGACCCGCAGCAGGTGCCGGGCATCGCCCGGCTCGGCCCCGACGCGCTCGCCCTCACCCGCGACGAGTTCGCCGCGCTGCTCGCCGGGCGCACGGAGCGGCTCAAGACCCTGATCGTGGAGCAGCAGGTGATCGCCGGCATCGGCAACGCCTACAGCGACGAGATCCTGCACACGGCCCGCCTCTCGCCGTACGCCACGGCCGGCCGGCTGACGGCCGAGCAGGTCGACGACCTCTACGCCGCCATGCGGTCGGTGCTCACCGACGCCGTCGAGCGGTCGGTCGGCCAGGGCGCCGCCGAGCTCAAGGGTGAGAAGCGCTCCGGGCTCCGGGTGCACGCCCGCACCGGGCTGCCGTGCCCGGTGTGCGGCGACACCGTTCGGGAGGTCTCTTTCGCGAGCAAGTCGTTCCAGTACTGTCCCGCCTGCCAGACCGGCGGCAAGCCACTCGCCGACCGGCGGCTGTCGCGCCTGGTGAGGTAG
- a CDS encoding sensor histidine kinase has translation MAELLGSSTALLVAGGVIIVMIGLLVWLIMKNRRNTFATPLERATFATLHTVALAAPSLREGLSPNSAAFALPYLRQLLDTCALAMTDNRGTTLAWDGDADQHEPDVRSLADQVISTGRQQVLSHTALSCEHPNCAVRGIVVVPLETDGAIVGTLAALTTSTAGPVLLRASAEVARYVSSQLELAELDESRARLNRAEVRALRAQISPHFVYNALTTIASFIRTDPVRARELLIEFADFTRYSFRTAGEYTTLQDELTNIERYVRLEKARFGNRLNIKLQIAPEVLSVVLPFLALQPLVENAVRHGLGGKPNGGTITITAENAGAECVIIVEDDGIGMDPARLHEDLDDAHQSGAHVGLGNVDDRMRSTFGDDFGLVVDTAPGEGMKITLRVPKFRAGIRV, from the coding sequence GTGGCTGAGCTGCTGGGCAGCTCCACGGCGCTGCTCGTCGCCGGCGGCGTCATCATCGTGATGATCGGGCTGCTGGTGTGGCTGATCATGAAGAACCGGCGCAACACCTTCGCGACGCCGTTGGAGCGCGCCACCTTCGCCACGCTGCACACGGTGGCGCTGGCCGCGCCGTCGCTGCGCGAGGGCCTCTCGCCGAACTCCGCTGCGTTCGCGCTGCCGTACCTGCGGCAGCTGCTGGACACGTGCGCGCTGGCCATGACCGACAACCGGGGCACCACCCTGGCCTGGGACGGCGACGCCGACCAGCACGAGCCGGACGTCCGGTCGCTGGCCGACCAGGTGATCTCCACCGGGCGCCAGCAGGTGCTGTCGCACACCGCACTGTCCTGCGAGCACCCCAACTGCGCGGTCAGGGGCATCGTGGTCGTGCCGCTGGAGACCGACGGCGCGATCGTCGGCACCCTCGCGGCCCTCACCACGTCCACCGCTGGCCCGGTGCTGCTGCGGGCGTCGGCGGAGGTCGCGCGCTACGTGTCGAGCCAGCTGGAGCTCGCCGAGCTCGACGAGTCGCGGGCCCGGCTCAACCGCGCCGAGGTCAGGGCGCTGCGGGCGCAGATCTCGCCGCACTTCGTCTACAACGCGCTCACCACGATCGCCTCGTTCATCCGCACCGACCCGGTGCGCGCCCGCGAGCTGCTCATCGAGTTCGCCGACTTCACCCGCTACTCGTTCCGCACCGCGGGTGAGTACACGACCCTCCAGGACGAGCTCACCAACATCGAGCGCTACGTCCGGTTGGAGAAGGCCCGCTTCGGCAACCGGCTCAACATCAAGCTGCAGATCGCACCCGAAGTGCTCTCGGTCGTGCTGCCGTTCCTCGCGCTGCAGCCGCTGGTGGAGAACGCAGTGCGGCACGGGCTGGGCGGCAAGCCGAACGGCGGCACGATCACGATCACCGCGGAGAACGCCGGTGCGGAGTGCGTGATCATCGTGGAGGACGACGGGATCGGCATGGACCCGGCGCGGCTGCACGAGGACCTGGACGACGCCCACCAGTCGGGTGCCCACGTGGGCCTCGGCAACGTCGACGACCGGATGCGCTCCACGTTCGGCGACGACTTCGGCCTCGTCGTGGACACCGCGCCCGGCGAGGGCATGAAGATCACGCTGCGCGTCCCGAAGTTCCGCGCCGGCATCCGGGTCTGA
- a CDS encoding S49 family peptidase, with product MRLPDRLASRLPGRFGDRGDRPVVSLLRLHGVITAATGPMPRSVINAQAVEKPLERAFAPEGLVAVALLVNSPGGSPTQSALVADRIRGLAAEKGVPVFAFCEDVAASGGYWLACAADEIYAHATSIVGSIGVISHGFGLDGLIKRFGVERRLYTAGESKSRLDPFLPEKQEDVAWLRELQDQLHTMFQEWVVARRGDRLREKDGLFTGEVWTGAKAVELGLVDGLGTARAVLGERFPEAELVPVEGRKPLLARLGLTPPAASTSVISTDALLGLAQAAEIRAAWARYGL from the coding sequence ATCCGCCTCCCGGACCGGCTCGCCTCCCGCCTCCCCGGTCGTTTCGGCGACCGCGGCGACCGGCCGGTCGTGTCGCTGCTGCGACTGCACGGCGTGATCACGGCCGCCACCGGGCCGATGCCCCGTTCGGTCATCAACGCGCAGGCGGTCGAGAAGCCGCTCGAGCGGGCGTTCGCACCGGAAGGGCTCGTGGCGGTCGCGCTGCTGGTCAACTCACCGGGCGGCTCGCCGACCCAGTCGGCGCTGGTGGCCGACCGGATCCGCGGCCTCGCCGCGGAGAAGGGCGTGCCGGTGTTCGCGTTCTGCGAGGACGTGGCGGCGTCGGGGGGCTACTGGCTGGCGTGCGCTGCGGACGAGATCTACGCGCACGCCACCTCGATCGTGGGTTCGATCGGCGTGATCAGCCACGGTTTCGGGCTGGACGGGCTGATCAAGCGGTTCGGCGTGGAGCGCAGGCTCTACACGGCGGGTGAGTCGAAGTCCCGTCTCGACCCGTTCCTGCCCGAGAAGCAGGAGGACGTCGCGTGGCTGCGGGAGCTGCAGGACCAGCTGCACACGATGTTCCAGGAATGGGTGGTGGCGCGGCGCGGGGATCGCCTGCGCGAGAAGGACGGGCTGTTCACGGGTGAGGTGTGGACCGGAGCGAAGGCCGTGGAGCTGGGCCTGGTCGACGGGCTCGGCACCGCACGCGCTGTACTCGGCGAGCGCTTCCCCGAAGCCGAACTCGTTCCGGTGGAGGGGCGCAAGCCGCTACTCGCCCGGCTCGGACTGACCCCTCCCGCGGCCTCCACCAGCGTGATCAGCACGGACGCCCTCCTGGGCCTTGCCCAGGCGGCCGAGATACGGGCCGCGTGGGCGCGGTACGGTTTGTAG
- a CDS encoding LytR/AlgR family response regulator transcription factor, translating to MDSNDSSGGLVVLAVDDELPALEELAYLLSEDPRVGTVLKASDATDALRILNSRQGVREAATAGSAHRGLADPVSGTRVADRTHVEIVFLDIRMPGLDGLELARVFSSMAVPPSVVFVTAHDDRAVDAYEVGAVDYLLKPIRSERLAASIDRILANRAATVAEPQPEQSTEDEVIPVELAGTTKLVPRSAVRYVEAQGDYARLHTNEGSHLVRIPLSVLEDRWREAGFVRIHRSFLVALPLVTELRLSGSGYVVRVGTGPDCAELPVSRRHTRELKDRLVRATKQAWSQR from the coding sequence GTGGACAGCAACGACAGCTCCGGCGGCCTGGTCGTCCTCGCGGTGGACGACGAGCTGCCGGCTCTCGAAGAACTGGCCTACCTGCTGAGCGAGGACCCCCGCGTCGGCACCGTGCTCAAAGCATCGGACGCCACCGACGCACTCCGCATCCTGAACAGCCGGCAGGGCGTCCGCGAGGCCGCCACCGCCGGTTCGGCCCACCGCGGACTCGCCGACCCGGTGAGCGGCACCCGCGTGGCCGACCGCACCCACGTCGAGATCGTCTTCCTCGACATCCGCATGCCGGGCCTCGACGGCCTCGAGCTGGCGCGGGTGTTCTCGTCGATGGCCGTGCCGCCGTCGGTCGTGTTCGTCACGGCCCACGACGACCGCGCCGTCGACGCCTACGAGGTCGGGGCCGTCGACTACCTGCTCAAGCCGATCCGCTCCGAGCGGCTCGCCGCCTCGATCGACCGCATCCTCGCCAACCGGGCCGCCACCGTGGCCGAACCGCAGCCCGAGCAGAGCACCGAGGACGAGGTGATCCCGGTCGAGCTCGCCGGCACCACGAAGCTCGTGCCGCGCTCGGCGGTCCGGTACGTGGAGGCCCAGGGTGACTACGCCCGCCTGCACACCAACGAGGGCAGCCACCTCGTCCGCATCCCCCTCTCCGTGCTGGAGGACCGCTGGCGCGAGGCCGGCTTCGTGCGCATCCACCGGTCGTTCCTCGTGGCGCTGCCGTTGGTCACGGAGCTGCGGCTGTCCGGCTCCGGCTACGTCGTGCGGGTCGGCACCGGCCCGGACTGCGCCGAGCTCCCGGTGAGCAGGCGCCACACCCGCGAGCTGAAGGACCGGCTCGTCCGCGCGACGAAGCAGGCGTGGAGCCAGCGATGA
- a CDS encoding cation acetate symporter yields MTTPALVALSAIGLVGLVSALIGSYGVRMARSTSDFLVASRTVGPIANAGAISGEYLSAASFLGIAGLILREGADALWYPVAFVAGYLSLLLFVAAPLRRSGAHTVPDFAEVRLASPVLRRLCTAFVLVIGWLYLLPQLQGAGLALTTLTGLPAWSGVAGAGVVVLLTVVGGGMRSITFVQAFQYWLKLTALLVPALVVGSLFLNDTRSFDRPTSPRFEQNTAVDVRTDVVLSVTEPVQVRVDGIVNGSWARGDVTWQAGQYVVEDGTTLKFVAGSAVPTVDGAPTTDREWLEPMTGTAVDQLLSIYSILVAGFLGTMGLPHVLVRFYTNPDGRAARRTTLIVLAMIGFFYVLVTLLGALTRIYTPQLLVSGETDAAVLLVPTAVLGQDWAGWLLGGLVAAGAAAAFLSTSSGLVVSLAGVLFTDVLRGRWTDFRLAAALSLVVPLGLALVMARSDFALTVPLVFAVAASTFCPLLVLGIWWRGLTAAGAIAGVLVGGGLSAVAVTLSLFAAVPQGWAGVLLYRPAVVTVPAAFLTMVLVSRFTRASIPRDVDRSLIMLHAPEQLGLSRDRFDRPGRAG; encoded by the coding sequence GTGACCACCCCTGCACTCGTCGCGCTCAGCGCGATCGGGCTCGTCGGGCTCGTGTCGGCCCTGATCGGCTCGTACGGCGTCCGCATGGCGCGCAGCACGTCGGACTTCCTCGTGGCCTCGCGCACCGTGGGCCCGATCGCCAACGCGGGCGCGATCTCCGGTGAGTACCTGTCCGCGGCGTCGTTCCTCGGCATCGCGGGCCTGATCCTGCGTGAAGGCGCCGACGCGCTCTGGTACCCGGTCGCGTTCGTCGCGGGCTACCTCTCCCTGCTGCTGTTCGTGGCCGCCCCGCTGCGGCGCAGCGGTGCCCACACCGTGCCCGACTTCGCCGAAGTGCGGCTCGCCTCGCCGGTCCTGCGCCGGCTGTGCACCGCGTTCGTGCTGGTGATCGGCTGGCTGTACCTGCTGCCCCAGCTGCAGGGCGCTGGGCTCGCGCTCACCACGCTCACCGGCCTGCCCGCCTGGAGCGGGGTCGCGGGCGCCGGCGTGGTCGTCCTGCTCACCGTCGTCGGCGGGGGGATGCGCTCGATCACCTTCGTGCAGGCGTTCCAGTACTGGCTCAAGCTCACGGCGCTGCTCGTGCCCGCCCTCGTGGTGGGCAGCCTGTTCCTGAACGACACCCGCAGCTTCGACCGGCCGACGTCCCCGCGGTTCGAGCAGAACACGGCGGTGGACGTCCGTACCGATGTCGTGCTGTCCGTGACGGAGCCCGTGCAGGTGCGGGTCGACGGCATCGTCAACGGCAGCTGGGCGCGGGGCGACGTCACCTGGCAGGCCGGGCAGTACGTGGTGGAGGACGGCACCACCCTGAAGTTCGTGGCGGGTTCGGCCGTGCCCACCGTCGACGGCGCTCCCACCACCGACCGCGAGTGGCTCGAACCGATGACGGGCACCGCGGTCGACCAGCTGCTGTCGATCTACTCGATCCTGGTGGCCGGGTTCCTCGGCACGATGGGGCTCCCGCACGTGCTGGTGCGCTTCTACACCAACCCGGACGGGCGGGCCGCCCGCCGCACCACGCTGATCGTGCTCGCGATGATCGGGTTCTTCTACGTGCTCGTCACCCTGCTCGGCGCGCTCACCCGCATCTACACGCCCCAGCTGCTGGTGAGCGGCGAGACCGACGCGGCGGTCCTGCTGGTGCCGACGGCGGTGCTTGGGCAGGACTGGGCCGGCTGGCTGCTGGGCGGGCTGGTGGCGGCGGGCGCCGCGGCGGCGTTCCTGTCCACGTCGTCCGGGCTCGTCGTCAGCTTGGCGGGCGTGCTGTTCACGGACGTGCTGCGGGGGCGGTGGACCGACTTCCGCCTGGCCGCCGCACTGTCGCTCGTCGTGCCGCTCGGGCTCGCCCTGGTCATGGCGCGGTCGGACTTCGCGCTGACCGTGCCGCTGGTCTTCGCGGTGGCCGCATCGACGTTCTGCCCGCTGCTCGTGCTGGGGATCTGGTGGCGTGGCCTGACGGCGGCGGGCGCGATCGCGGGCGTGCTCGTCGGCGGCGGCCTGTCCGCGGTGGCCGTCACGCTGTCGCTGTTCGCCGCGGTGCCGCAGGGCTGGGCCGGGGTGTTGCTCTACCGGCCCGCCGTGGTCACCGTGCCCGCCGCGTTCCTGACGATGGTCCTGGTGAGCCGGTTCACGCGGGCCTCGATCCCGCGCGACGTCGACCGGTCGCTGATCATGCTGCACGCTCCGGAGCAGCTCGGGCTCTCCCGCGACCGGTTCGACCGACCCGGTCGCGCCGGGTGA
- a CDS encoding cation acetate symporter: protein MTTTGIIAIVAIGLVALASAVIGSLGVRVARSTSDFFVASRTVGPMANAGAISGEYLSAASFLGIAGLILRDGVDALWYPVGYTAGYLALVLFVSAPLRRSGAYTVPDFAEFRLRSGLLRKVCAVFVVVIGWLYLLPQLQGAGLTVTTATGLPDWWGSAVAAFIVVATVVLGGMRSITFVQAFQYWLKLTALALPAIIAAIFFFSDDRSFDQPAPPQFPDRATVQIRTDVELQVAEPVQFIASGVLDGRNVTDAPVRWEIGRHTVLAGAELEFPAGAPVPVVAGAPVTDSTWLAPFPDGREHGLLATYSLILALFLGTMGLPHVLVRFYTNPDGRAARRTAVFVLALLGCFYLAVTLLGALSRLYTPQLLVNGDTDAAVLLLPAAVLGSGLAGALLGGLVAAGAWAAFLSTASGLIVSVAGVLSTDLIGSSRVRDFRMAAVVAGAVPLALAVAVTRLDFGEAVALVFAVAASTFCPLLVLGIWWRGLTAAGGIAGVLVGGLSSAGAVAVSLAGFVDSGWLGVLLYRPAIATVPAAFITMIVVSRLTSRQRPIDADQVLLRLHAPERLGLSRDRLEDRQRPNW from the coding sequence GTGACGACGACCGGCATCATCGCGATCGTGGCCATCGGCCTCGTCGCGCTGGCATCGGCCGTGATCGGGTCACTCGGGGTGCGCGTGGCGCGCAGCACCTCCGACTTCTTCGTCGCCTCGCGCACGGTGGGCCCGATGGCCAACGCGGGCGCGATCTCGGGCGAGTACCTCTCCGCCGCGTCCTTCCTCGGCATCGCCGGGCTCATCCTCCGCGACGGCGTCGACGCGCTGTGGTACCCGGTCGGCTACACCGCGGGCTACCTCGCGCTCGTGCTGTTCGTGTCGGCCCCGCTGCGGCGCTCCGGCGCCTACACGGTGCCCGACTTCGCCGAGTTCCGCCTGCGCTCCGGCCTGCTGCGCAAGGTCTGCGCGGTGTTCGTCGTGGTCATCGGCTGGTTGTACCTGCTGCCCCAGCTGCAGGGGGCGGGTCTCACCGTCACCACCGCCACCGGGCTCCCGGACTGGTGGGGCTCCGCGGTGGCGGCCTTCATCGTGGTCGCCACCGTCGTGCTGGGCGGCATGCGGTCGATCACCTTCGTGCAGGCGTTCCAGTACTGGCTCAAGCTCACCGCACTGGCGCTGCCTGCGATCATCGCGGCGATCTTCTTCTTCAGCGACGACCGCAGCTTCGACCAGCCGGCCCCGCCGCAGTTCCCCGACCGCGCGACGGTCCAGATCCGCACCGACGTGGAGCTGCAGGTCGCGGAGCCGGTCCAGTTCATCGCGAGCGGGGTGCTCGACGGCAGGAACGTGACCGACGCCCCCGTCCGCTGGGAGATCGGGAGGCACACCGTCCTCGCGGGCGCGGAGCTCGAGTTCCCGGCGGGCGCACCGGTGCCGGTGGTCGCAGGAGCTCCGGTGACGGACTCCACGTGGCTCGCCCCGTTCCCGGACGGCCGCGAGCACGGCCTGCTCGCCACGTACTCGCTGATCCTCGCGCTGTTCCTCGGCACCATGGGCCTGCCGCACGTGCTCGTGCGCTTCTACACCAACCCCGACGGGCGGGCGGCGCGCCGCACCGCGGTGTTCGTGCTCGCCCTGCTCGGATGCTTCTACCTGGCGGTCACGCTGCTCGGTGCGCTGTCGCGCCTCTACACGCCGCAGCTGCTCGTCAACGGCGACACCGACGCGGCCGTCCTGCTGCTGCCGGCCGCCGTGCTCGGCAGCGGCCTGGCCGGCGCACTGCTGGGCGGGCTGGTGGCGGCGGGGGCGTGGGCGGCGTTCCTGTCCACCGCGTCCGGGCTGATCGTGAGCGTCGCGGGCGTGCTGTCCACCGACCTCATCGGGAGCAGCCGGGTTCGTGACTTCCGCATGGCGGCGGTGGTCGCCGGTGCGGTGCCGCTCGCCTTGGCGGTTGCTGTCACCCGGCTGGACTTCGGGGAGGCCGTCGCGCTGGTCTTCGCGGTGGCCGCGTCGACGTTCTGCCCGCTGCTCGTGCTCGGCATCTGGTGGCGCGGGCTCACCGCGGCGGGCGGTATCGCCGGCGTGCTGGTCGGCGGGCTCAGCTCGGCCGGCGCGGTCGCCGTCAGCCTCGCCGGGTTCGTCGACAGCGGGTGGCTGGGCGTGCTGCTCTACCGGCCTGCGATCGCCACGGTGCCGGCGGCGTTCATCACGATGATCGTGGTCAGCAGGTTGACCAGCCGGCAGCGCCCGATCGACGCCGACCAGGTGCTCCTGCGGCTGCACGCACCCGAACGGCTCGGCCTGAGCCGCGACCGCCTCGAGGACCGCCAGCGTCCCAATTGGTGA
- a CDS encoding DUF485 domain-containing protein — MQATPEFVELRRKLRRFVFPMSAAFLVWYLLYVLLASFAPGFMAIPVFGNINVGLIFGLLQFVTTFVITTVYVRYANRHLDPAAEKIREQIEGAA, encoded by the coding sequence ATGCAAGCCACTCCCGAGTTCGTCGAGCTGCGCAGGAAGCTACGGCGATTCGTCTTCCCGATGAGTGCCGCCTTCCTGGTCTGGTACCTCCTCTACGTGTTGCTGGCATCGTTCGCGCCCGGGTTCATGGCGATCCCGGTGTTCGGCAACATCAACGTCGGTCTGATCTTCGGCCTGCTGCAGTTCGTCACCACGTTCGTGATCACCACGGTCTACGTGCGGTACGCGAACCGGCACCTCGACCCGGCCGCCGAGAAGATCCGTGAGCAGATCGAAGGTGCCGCATGA
- a CDS encoding solute symporter family protein translates to MNLVIAQAPASPGVGNPLLNIGIFAAFVVVTLVVVFRASRNNRTAADYYAAGRSFTGPQNGVAIAGDYLSAASFLGIAGAIAVNGYDGFLYSIGFLVAWLVALLLVAELLRNTGKFTMGDVLSFRMRQRPVRAAAATSTLVVSFFYLLAQMAGAGALIALLLQIPNSNTFGQGVVIAIVGALMITYVMVGGMKGTTWVQIIKAALLLIGTAVITVWVLALFGFNLSALLGQAVDANPQVQTSPTAAPKELGERLLIPGLQYGATTTAKIDFLSLGLALVLGTAGLPHILMRFYTVPSSKEARRSVVWAIWLIGIFYLFSLVLGYGAAALVEGGAQRIATAPGGTNSAAPLLAYQLGGEFLLGIISAVAFATILAVVAGLTITASASYAHDVYANVIKKGQTSPDAEVRVARITAVVIGVIAIAAGILARNQNIAFLVALAFAVAASANLPTILYSLFWKRFNTTGALWSIYGGLASCVLLIVFSPAISGRPTSMIANVDFHLFPLSNPGLVSIPLSFILGVIGTYVGGRHPVEEGKFAEMEVRSLTGAGSEKAIVH, encoded by the coding sequence ATGAACCTCGTCATCGCACAGGCGCCGGCCTCCCCGGGCGTCGGCAACCCGCTGCTGAACATCGGCATCTTCGCCGCGTTCGTCGTGGTGACGCTGGTCGTGGTGTTCCGCGCCAGTCGCAACAACCGCACGGCGGCCGACTACTACGCAGCCGGGCGGTCGTTCACCGGCCCGCAGAACGGCGTCGCGATCGCCGGTGACTACCTGTCCGCGGCGTCGTTCCTCGGTATCGCGGGTGCGATCGCGGTGAACGGCTACGACGGGTTCCTGTACTCGATCGGCTTCCTCGTCGCGTGGCTGGTGGCGCTGCTGCTGGTCGCGGAGCTGCTGCGCAACACCGGCAAGTTCACGATGGGCGACGTGCTGAGCTTCCGGATGCGGCAGCGTCCGGTGCGGGCTGCTGCGGCCACCTCCACGCTCGTCGTGTCGTTCTTCTACCTGCTGGCGCAGATGGCGGGCGCGGGCGCGCTCATCGCGCTGCTGCTGCAGATCCCGAACAGCAACACCTTCGGCCAGGGTGTCGTGATCGCCATCGTCGGCGCGCTGATGATCACCTACGTGATGGTCGGCGGCATGAAGGGCACCACCTGGGTGCAGATCATCAAGGCCGCCCTGCTGCTCATCGGAACCGCGGTCATCACCGTCTGGGTCCTCGCCCTGTTCGGGTTCAACCTGTCGGCCCTTCTCGGCCAGGCCGTGGACGCCAATCCTCAGGTGCAGACCTCGCCCACCGCAGCGCCCAAGGAGCTGGGCGAGCGGCTGCTGATCCCGGGCCTGCAGTACGGCGCGACGACCACGGCGAAGATCGACTTCCTGTCGCTCGGCCTCGCTCTCGTGCTCGGGACGGCCGGCCTGCCGCACATCCTGATGCGCTTCTACACCGTGCCGAGCTCGAAGGAAGCGCGTCGCTCCGTGGTGTGGGCGATCTGGCTGATCGGCATCTTCTACCTGTTCTCGCTGGTGCTGGGTTACGGCGCGGCGGCCCTGGTGGAGGGTGGCGCGCAGCGCATCGCGACGGCACCGGGCGGCACCAACTCGGCGGCACCGCTGCTCGCGTACCAGCTCGGCGGCGAGTTCCTGCTCGGGATCATCTCGGCGGTCGCGTTCGCCACGATCCTGGCGGTCGTGGCCGGCCTGACGATCACGGCGTCGGCGTCGTACGCCCATGACGTGTACGCGAACGTCATCAAGAAGGGGCAGACCAGCCCGGACGCCGAGGTGCGGGTCGCCCGCATCACCGCCGTGGTCATCGGCGTCATCGCCATCGCAGCCGGCATCCTCGCCCGCAACCAGAACATCGCGTTCCTGGTGGCGCTGGCGTTCGCGGTGGCGGCCTCGGCGAACCTGCCGACGATCCTCTACTCGCTGTTCTGGAAGCGGTTCAACACCACCGGTGCGCTCTGGAGCATCTACGGCGGTCTCGCCTCCTGCGTGCTCCTGATCGTGTTCTCGCCCGCGATCTCCGGCCGTCCGACGTCGATGATCGCGAACGTGGACTTCCACCTGTTCCCGCTGTCCAACCCGGGCCTGGTGTCGATCCCGCTCTCGTTCATCCTGGGCGTCATCGGCACCTACGTCGGCGGCAGGCACCCCGTCGAGGAGGGGAAGTTCGCCGAGATGGAGGTCCGCTCCCTCACCGGGGCCGGCTCCGAGAAGGCGATCGTGCACTGA